A stretch of the Ptychodera flava strain L36383 chromosome 18, AS_Pfla_20210202, whole genome shotgun sequence genome encodes the following:
- the LOC139116905 gene encoding uncharacterized protein has product MTRRLTSEMVPSKHVKKGFFITLVVGICCYLIVFTASNRRYGLTEHLGFLRETVFTYSDLLRKGQNIPMYDVCFIKTRKTASTTLSSILNRYALTHNLSLALMKTNKRSGHFNIIPIREDSPRKLFLPPLGVKPGDWTNYKYNMMTVHVRYNRSAFETFMNPGTKYISILRETCSHFESDFVYYKIPAVVKSIKKNISIEETLQEYFRDPKFYWEKTMKKYGKTIKFYTRNVQIFDLGLDHIYHNDADVLNTFIRKLEDEIDLMLITEYFDESLLLLKKLLHWDWNDVMYIARNARAQNATRVTLTSDLCSKIRKWNRADYLLYQTFNKTLWKRIKAYGKDWERDMNELKRRFGNVRLDCSVTNATKTISNRRQVVYKTRNSSLTMCKLLTEYNNNIIGKIRQKQSSGYYLINSKGSNQQEQQLTCGFEYRANCGFKFAGENGYEWTFDPTLRVKDATTNSTEGTFLVAKYNTKRKTKTKMKANRARATAVELLGSHSRNCLSFNYYLSKNIVSRNFTFRVCLLPDTKAKFAKCDTVWKMVDSAVYSGRWNHVSLNISTTDTAQVAFEAISGQFPPSKNKSVDPFIGLDDVSVERDKSCPNKEAVD; this is encoded by the exons ATGACTCGAAGGCTAACATCAGAAATGGTGCCGTCTAAACAC GTCAAGAAGGGATTTTTCATTACCCTCGTCGTCGGAATTTGCTGCTATTTGATAGTATTCACGGCATCGAATCGACGCTACGGCCTCACTGAGCATCTAGG ttTTCTTCGTGAGACTGTTTTCACTTACAGTGACCTTCTGAGAAAAGGTCAGAATATACCAATGTATGATGTATGCTTCATCAAGACACGAAAAACAGCAAGTACAACTCTGTCGTCCATCTTGAACCGATACGCCTTGACCCACAATCTGTCGTTGGCACTAATGAAGACGAACAAACGTAGCGGACATTTCAATATTATTCCAATTCGTGAAGACAGTCCACGTAAATTATTTCTACCACCCCTTGGTGTGAAGCCCGGTGATTGGACCAACTACAAGTACAACATGATGACCGTGCATGTACGCTACAATAGATCAGCTTTTGAAACGTTCATGAATCCAGGCACCAAGTATATCTCAATATTACGAGAGACATGCTCACACTTTGAATcggattttgtgtattacaaaaTACCGGCTGTTGTCAAAAGCATCAAAAAGAATATCAGTATCGAGGAGACTCTCCAAGAATACTTTAGagatccaaaattttattgggAAAAAACGATGAAGAAATATGGAAAGACAATTAAGTTTTATACGCGCAATGTGCAAATCTTTGATCTTGGACTGGACCATATCTATCACAACGATGCCGATGTTCTCAATACCTTCATAAGAAAATTGGAAGACGAAATTGATTTGATGCTTATCACAGAATACTTCGACGAATCGTTGTTATTACTGAAGAAACTTTTACACTGGGATTGGAACGACGTCATGTACATTGCGAGAAACGCCCGTGCTCAAAATGCCACCCGAGTCACATTGACGTCAGACCTCTGCAGTAAGATAAGAAAATGGAACAGAGCGGACTATTTGTTGTACCAGACATTCAACAAAACTCTCTGGAAACGTATAAAAGCGTACGGAAAAGACTGGGAGAGGGATATGAATGAATTGAAAAGAAGATTTGGAAACGTCAGACTAGACTGCTCTGTTACGAATGCGACCAAAACTATTAGCAACCGCCGACAGGTCGTTTACAAAACGCGTAACTCATCCTTGACGATGTGCAAGCTGCTGACGGAGTACAATAATAACATCATTGGCAAAATAAGGCAAAAACAATCATCAGGATACTATCTTATCAATTCCAAAG GTTCCAACCAGCAGGAGCAACAACTCACCTGTGGCTTTGAATACAGGGCAAACTGTGGGTTCAAGTTTGCTGGTGAAAATGGTTACGAGTGGACTTTCGATCCGACACTGCGTGTCAAAGATGCGACCACAAACTCTACTGAGG GTACATTCCTGGTTGCAAAATACAACACTAAGAGGAAAACCAAAACGAAAATGAAAGCGAACAGAGCACGTGCGACAGCCGTAGAACTTCTAGGAAGCCACAGTCGAAACTGTCTCAGCTTTAACTACTACTTGAGCAAGAATATTGTTTCGAGAAACTTCACCTTCCGCGTCTGTCTTCTACCGGACACCAAAgccaaatttgcaaaatgtgacACGGTTTGGAAAATGGTGGATTCAGCTGTTTATTCTGGTCGATGGAATCATGTctctttaaatatatcaacgACAGACACTGCTCAG GTGGCATTTGAAGCTATTTCGGGACAGTTCCCTCCCAGTAAAAATAAATCAGTCGATCCATTTATTGGATTAGACGATGTATCTGTAGAGCGAGACAAATCTTGTCCGAACAAGGAGGCTGTAGATTAA